A window of Ranitomeya variabilis isolate aRanVar5 chromosome 2, aRanVar5.hap1, whole genome shotgun sequence contains these coding sequences:
- the NCCRP1 gene encoding F-box only protein 50 isoform X25, with protein MSDCSPREGQVGSRVDAKLAGKNPVKEATDNNSSGGKKGDENEKVETPTQKQQGDRDPPLAKETEKQEIPSKNETLGTNKETIQTDGKLEEHKRKDNDKANPGKHKEETSEKPGAAKRAQVDLKGAEKPDHDETAEQHKSKVTAQVKEERTLTAQEQEKAKVTDRVKEVEVEAKVKAYAQQKPKETANEYDKSKLTVQEEKSKETPQKQKIPAVTAQEQEKYPVTAQVQAESKLTVQVEKLIKTAQEHEKAKVTAQEQEKAKVTAQEQEKAKVTAQEQEKAKVTAQVKEEPKVTAQEQEKPTVTAQVKELKVTAQEPEKAKVTAQVKEVPKVTVLVKEEPKVTAQVKEEPKVTVQVKEEPKVTAQEPEKAKVAAQVKEVPKVTVQVKEEAKVTGKVKGVPKVTVQVKEEPKVTAQEPEKAKVTAQVKEVPKVTVQVKEEPKVTVQVKEEPKVTAQVKEEPKVTAQEPEKAKVTVQVKEVLKVTAQEPEKAKVTAQVKEVPNVTAQVKEESKVTVQVKEVPKVTAQVKEEPKVTAQVKEEPKVTAQVKEEPKVTAQVKEEPKVTAQEPEKAKVTAQVKEEPKVTALEPEKAKVTVQVKEVPKVTAQEPEKAKVTVQVKEVPNVTAQVKEESKVTVQVKEVPKVTAQVKEEPKVTAQVKEEPKVTAQVKEEPKVTAQEPEKAKVTAQVKEVPKVTAQEPEKAKVTAQVKEEPKVTALEPEKAKVTVQVKEVPKVTAQEPEKAKVTVQVKEVPNVTAQVKEESKVTVQVKEVPKVTAQVKEEPKVTAQVKEEPKVTAQVKEEPKVTAQEPEKAKVTAQVKEVPKVTAQEPEKAKVTAQVKEEPKVTALEPEKAKVTVQVKEVPKVTAQEPEKAKVTVQVKEVPNVTAQVKEESKVTVQVKEVPKVTAQVKEEPKVTAQVKEEPKVTAQVKEEPKVTAQEPEKAKVTAQVKEVPKVTAQVKAEPKVTAQVKEEPKVTSQEQENTKETAHERPKETSHDQEESKMPSQYKSKVTTQVEEKFNVSVPELEKSKSVSQEQEKSIGTTQVQEKPKSTSPELEKSNVVSQDQEITKQPTLEVEKSITSVQEQEKSHVSSAVEEATLGIKPPKWKPTKKEPQINLVPNLANLIPPVQKEPETSQGWLELCEKEWGLQRKAIALPDHANWKDIYKKKPFGRNFLKCPNPEGLSTTQPPPQEVFDPPPEKKPLETLGNFSGWQISSEEIPVDRSNIPPGVVVCYLPVYSWCVKEQLLDLCSEGLWPELLDSYQPDIYVLDWYEDSKLHKQVYELHVKLLAEDKKTILALLDLTPENDMSGEPKGWNTVSHIFKSYGPGLRYVHFLHKSKDLSVLGFHRTRVADSTVFAQLRD; from the exons ATGAGTGACTGCTCACCACGAGAGGGGCAAGTTGGCTCAAGGGTGGATGCCAAGCTGGCTGGGAAGAATCCTGTAAAAGAAGCCACCGACAATAATTCGAGTGGCGGCAAAAAGGGAGACGAAAATGAAAAGGTGGAGACTCCAACGCAGAAACAGCAGGGAGACCGTGACCCTCCCCTGGCAAAAGAGACAGAGAAGCAAGAAATACCATCTAAAAATGAGACCCTGGGAACAAACAAAGAGACAATCCAGACAGATGGAAAACTAGAAGAACACAAAAGGAAAGATAATGACAAAGCGAACCCTGGCAAACATAAAGAAGAGACATCCGAGAAGCCAGGAGCAGCTAAACGAGCGCAAGTAGATCTGAAAGGAGCTGAGAAACCAGATCATGATGAGACTGCTGAACAACACAAGTCTAAAGTGACAGCTCAGGTAAAAGAGGAGCGGACATTGACTGCTCAAGAACAGGAGAAGGCTAAAGTGACTGATCGGGTAAAAGAGGTAGAAGTGGAGGCTAAAGTCAAAGCTTATGCACAGCAGAAGCCTAAAGAGACAGCTAACGAATATGACAAGTCTAAACTGACAGTTCAGGAAGAGAAGTCCAAAGAGACTCCTCAGAAACAAAAGATACCTGCAGTGACAGCTCAGGAGCAGGAGAAATATCCAGTGACTGCCCAGGTGCAAGCGGAATCTAAACTGACAGTTCAGGTAGAGAAGCTCATAAAGACTGCTCAGGAGCATGAGAAGGCTAAAGTGACTGCTCAGGAACAGGAGAAGGCTAAAGTGACTGCTCAGGAACAGGAGAAGGCTAAAGTGACTGCTCAGGAACAGGAGAAGGCTAAAGTGACTGCTCAGGTAAAAGAGGAGCCGAAAGTGACTGCTCAGGAACAGGAGAAGCCCACAGTGACTGCTCAGGTCAAAGAGCTGAAagtgactgctcaggaaccagAGAAGGCTAAAGTGACTGCTCAGGTAAAAGAGGTGCCAAAAGTGACTGTTCTGGTGAAAGAGGAACCAAAAGTGACTGCTCAGGTAAAAGAGGAGCCAAAAGTGACTGTTCAGGTAAAAGAGGAGCCAAAagtgactgctcaggaaccagAGAAGGCTAAAGTGGCAGCTCAGGTAAAAGAGGTGCCGAAAGTGACTGTTCAGGTAAAAGAGGAGGCAAAAGTGACTGGTAAGGTAAAAGGGGTGCCGAAAGTGACTGTTCAGGTAAAAGAGGAGCCAAAagtgactgctcaggaaccagAGAAGGCTAAAGTGACAGCTCAGGTAAAAGAGGTGCCGAAAGTGACTGTTCAGGTAAAAGAGGAGCCAAAAGTGACTGTTCAGGTAAAAGAAGAGCCAAAAGTGACTGCTCAGGTAAAAGAGGAGCCAAAagtgactgctcaggaaccagAGAAGGCTAAAGTGACTGTGCAGGTAAAAGAGGTGCTGAAagtgactgctcaggaaccagAGAAGGCTAAAGTGACTGCTCAG GTAAAAGAGGTGCCGAACGTGACTGCTCAGGTAAAAGAGGAGTCAAAAGTGACTGTGCAGGTAAAAGAGGTGCCGAAAGTGACTGCTCAGGTAAAAGAGGAGCCAAAAGTGACTGCTCAGGTAAAAGAGGAGCCAAAAGTGACTGCTCAGGTAAAAGAGGAACCAAAAGTGACTGCTCAGGTAAAAGAGGAGCCAAAAGTTACTGCTCAGGAACCAGAGAAGGCTAAAGTGACTGCTCAGGTAAAAGAGGAGCCAAAAGTGACTGCTCTGGAGCCAGAGAAGGCTAAAGTGACTGTGCAGGTAAAAGAGGTGCCGAAagtgactgctcaggaaccagAGAAGGCTAAAGTGACTGTGCAGGTAAAAGAGGTGCCGAACGTGACTGCTCAGGTAAAAGAGGAGTCAAAAGTGACTGTGCAGGTAAAAGAGGTGCCGAAAGTGACTGCTCAGGTAAAAGAGGAGCCAAAAGTGACTGCTCAGGTAAAAGAGGAACCAAAAGTGACTGCTCAGGTAAAAGAGGAGCCAAAAGTTACTGCTCAGGAACCAGAGAAGGCTAAAGTGACTGCTCAGGTAAAAGAGGTGCCGAAagtgactgctcaggaaccagAGAAGGCTAAAGTGACTGCTCAGGTAAAAGAGGAGCCAAAAGTGACTGCTCTGGAGCCAGAGAAGGCTAAAGTGACTGTGCAGGTAAAAGAGGTGCCGAAagtgactgctcaggaaccagAGAAGGCTAAAGTGACTGTGCAGGTAAAAGAGGTGCCGAACGTGACTGCTCAGGTAAAAGAGGAGTCAAAAGTGACTGTGCAGGTAAAAGAAGTGCCGAAAGTGACTGCTCAGGTAAAAGAGGAGCCAAAAGTGACTGCTCAGGTAAAAGAGGAACCAAAAGTGACTGCTCAGGTAAAAGAGGAGCCAAAagtgactgctcaggaaccagAGAAGGCTAAAGTGACTGCTCAGGTAAAAGAGGTGCCGAAagtgactgctcaggaaccagAGAAGGCTAAAGTGACTGCTCAGGTAAAAGAGGAGCCAAAAGTGACTGCTCTGGAACCAGAGAAGGCTAAAGTGACTGTGCAGGTAAAAGAGGTGCCGAAagtgactgctcaggaaccagAGAAGGCTAAAGTGACTGTGCAGGTAAAAGAGGTGCCGAACGTGACTGCTCAGGTAAAAGAGGAGTCAAAAGTGACTGTGCAGGTAAAAGAGGTGCCGAAAGTGACTGCTCAGGTAAAAGAGGAGCCAAAAGTGACTGCTCAGGTAAAAGAGGAACCAAAAGTGACTGCTCAGGTAAAAGAGGAGCCAAAagtgactgctcaggaaccagAGAAGGCTAAAGTGACTGCTCAGGTAAAAGAGGTGCCGAAAGTGACTGCTCAGGTAAAAGCGGAGCCAAAAGTGACTGCTCAGGTAAAAGAGGAGCCAAAAGTGACTTCTCAGGAACAGGAAAATACTAAAGAGACTGCACATGAGAGGCCTAAAGAGACTAGTCATGATCAGGAGGAGTCCAAAATGCCATCTCAGTACAAGTCTAAAGTGACCACTCAGGTAGAAGAGAAGTTTAATGTAAGTGTACCGGAATTGGAGAAGTCCAAATCAGTATCTCAGGAACAGGAAAAGTCTATAGGGACAACTCAGGTACAAGAGAAACCTAAAAGCACATCTCCTGAACTGGAGAAGTCCAATGTGGTATCTCAGGACCAAGAGATCACCAAGCAACCAACTCTAGAAGTGGAAAAGTCCATAACATCAGTCCAGGAACAGGAAAAGTCCCACGTGTCATCAGCTGTAGAGGAAGCAACTTTGGGAATAAAGCCACCCAAATGGAAACCTACAAAAAAAGAGCCGCAGATAAATCTAGTTCCAAACTTGGCAAATCTTATACCACCGGTGCAGAAGGAACCCGAGACGTCTCAGGGCTGGTTAGAATTGTGTGAAAAGGAGTGGGGTCTACAGAGGAAGGCAATAGCCCTGCCAGACCATGCCAACTGGAAAGACATCTATAAGAAAAAACCCTTCGGAAGGAACTTCCTTAAATGCCCAAATCCAGAAG GTTTATCCACCACACAGCCTCCTCCACAAGAAGTATTCGACCCACCCCCAGAGAAGAAGCCCCTGGAGACATTAG GTAATTTCAGTGGATGGCAAATAAGTAGTGAAGAAATCCCTGTGGACAGAAGTAATATTCCTCCAGGTGTGGTGGTCTGTTATCTGCCCGTGTACAG TTGGTGTGTGAAGGAGCAGCTGTTGGATCTATGCTCTGAAGGTCTTTGGCCCGAGTTGCTGGACTCCTATCAGCCGGATATCTATGTTCTGGACTG GTATGAAGACAGCAAACTCCACAAACAAGTGTATGAGCTCCATGTCAAGCTGCTGGCAGAGGACAAGAAAACTATTTTAGCTCTGTTGGACCTGACCCCAGAAAATGACATGAGCGGAGAACCAAAAGGATGGAACACG GTTTCCCATATCTTCAAGTCTTATGGACCAGGTCTGCGGTATGTTCACTTTTTGCACAAGAGTAAAGACCTGTCAGTCCTGGGATTCCACCGAACGCGAGTGGCAGACAGCACAGTATTTGCTCAGTTACGAGACTAA
- the NCCRP1 gene encoding F-box only protein 50 isoform X5 — translation MSDCSPREGQVGSRVDAKLAGKNPVKEATDNNSSGGKKGDENEKVETPTQKQQGDRDPPLAKETEKQEIPSKNETLGTNKETIQTDGKLEEHKRKDNDKANPGKHKEETSEKPGAAKRAQVDLKGAEKPDHDETAEQHKSKVTAQVKEERTLTAQEQEKAKVTDRVKEVEVEAKVKAYAQQKPKETANEYDKSKLTVQEEKSKETPQKQKIPAVTAQEQEKYPVTAQVQAESKLTVQVEKLIKTAQEHEKAKVTAQEQEKAKVTAQVKEEPKVTAQEQEKPTVTAQVKELKVTAQEPEKAKVTAQVKEVPKVTVLVKEEPKVTAQVKEEPKVTVQVKEEPKVTAQEPEKAKVAAQVKEVPKVTVQVKEEAKVTGKVKGVPKVTVQVKEEPKVTAQEPEKAKVTAQVKEVPKVTVQVKEEPKVTVQVKEEPKVTAQVKEEPKVTAQEPEKAKVTVQVKEVLKVTAQEPEKAKVTAQVKEEPKVTAQEPEKAKVTVQVKEVPKVTAQEPEKAKVTVQVKEVPNVTAQVKEESKVTVQVKEVPNVTAQVKEESKVTVQVKEVPKVTAQVKEEPKVTAQVKEEPKVTAQVKEEPKVTAQVKEEPKVTAQEPEKAKVTAQVKEEPKVTALEPEKAKVTVQVKEVPKVTAQEPEKAKVTVQVKEVPNVTAQVKEESKVTVQVKEVPKVTAQVKEEPKVTAQVKEEPKVTAQVKEEPKVTAQEPEKAKVTAQVKEVPKVTAQEPEKAKVTAQVKEEPKVTALEPEKAKVTVQVKEVPKVTAQEPEKAKVTVQVKEVPNVTAQVKEESKVTVQVKEVPKVTAQVKEEPKVTAQVKEEPKVTAQVKEEPKVTAQEPEKAKVTAQVKEVPKVTAQEPEKAKVTAQVKEEPKVTALEPEKAKVTVQVKEVPKVTAQEPEKAKVTVQVKEVPNVTAQVKEESKVTVQVKEVPKVTAQVKEEPKVTAQVKEEPKVTAQVKEEPKVTAQEPEKAKVTAQVKEVPKVTAQVKAEPKVTAQVKEEPKVTSQEQENTKETAHERPKETSHDQEESKMPSQYKSKVTTQVEEKFNVSVPELEKSKSVSQEQEKSIGTTQVQEKPKSTSPELEKSNVVSQDQEITKQPTLEVEKSITSVQEQEKSHVSSAVEEATLGIKPPKWKPTKKEPQINLVPNLANLIPPVQKEPETSQGWLELCEKEWGLQRKAIALPDHANWKDIYKKKPFGRNFLKCPNPEGLSTTQPPPQEVFDPPPEKKPLETLGNFSGWQISSEEIPVDRSNIPPGVVVCYLPVYSWCVKEQLLDLCSEGLWPELLDSYQPDIYVLDWYEDSKLHKQVYELHVKLLAEDKKTILALLDLTPENDMSGEPKGWNTVSHIFKSYGPGLRYVHFLHKSKDLSVLGFHRTRVADSTVFAQLRD, via the exons ATGAGTGACTGCTCACCACGAGAGGGGCAAGTTGGCTCAAGGGTGGATGCCAAGCTGGCTGGGAAGAATCCTGTAAAAGAAGCCACCGACAATAATTCGAGTGGCGGCAAAAAGGGAGACGAAAATGAAAAGGTGGAGACTCCAACGCAGAAACAGCAGGGAGACCGTGACCCTCCCCTGGCAAAAGAGACAGAGAAGCAAGAAATACCATCTAAAAATGAGACCCTGGGAACAAACAAAGAGACAATCCAGACAGATGGAAAACTAGAAGAACACAAAAGGAAAGATAATGACAAAGCGAACCCTGGCAAACATAAAGAAGAGACATCCGAGAAGCCAGGAGCAGCTAAACGAGCGCAAGTAGATCTGAAAGGAGCTGAGAAACCAGATCATGATGAGACTGCTGAACAACACAAGTCTAAAGTGACAGCTCAGGTAAAAGAGGAGCGGACATTGACTGCTCAAGAACAGGAGAAGGCTAAAGTGACTGATCGGGTAAAAGAGGTAGAAGTGGAGGCTAAAGTCAAAGCTTATGCACAGCAGAAGCCTAAAGAGACAGCTAACGAATATGACAAGTCTAAACTGACAGTTCAGGAAGAGAAGTCCAAAGAGACTCCTCAGAAACAAAAGATACCTGCAGTGACAGCTCAGGAGCAGGAGAAATATCCAGTGACTGCCCAGGTGCAAGCGGAATCTAAACTGACAGTTCAGGTAGAGAAGCTCATAAAGACTGCTCAGGAGCATGAGAAG GCTAAAGTGACTGCTCAGGAACAGGAGAAGGCTAAAGTGACTGCTCAGGTAAAAGAGGAGCCGAAAGTGACTGCTCAGGAACAGGAGAAGCCCACAGTGACTGCTCAGGTCAAAGAGCTGAAagtgactgctcaggaaccagAGAAGGCTAAAGTGACTGCTCAGGTAAAAGAGGTGCCAAAAGTGACTGTTCTGGTGAAAGAGGAACCAAAAGTGACTGCTCAGGTAAAAGAGGAGCCAAAAGTGACTGTTCAGGTAAAAGAGGAGCCAAAagtgactgctcaggaaccagAGAAGGCTAAAGTGGCAGCTCAGGTAAAAGAGGTGCCGAAAGTGACTGTTCAGGTAAAAGAGGAGGCAAAAGTGACTGGTAAGGTAAAAGGGGTGCCGAAAGTGACTGTTCAGGTAAAAGAGGAGCCAAAagtgactgctcaggaaccagAGAAGGCTAAAGTGACAGCTCAGGTAAAAGAGGTGCCGAAAGTGACTGTTCAGGTAAAAGAGGAGCCAAAAGTGACTGTTCAGGTAAAAGAAGAGCCAAAAGTGACTGCTCAGGTAAAAGAGGAGCCAAAagtgactgctcaggaaccagAGAAGGCTAAAGTGACTGTGCAGGTAAAAGAGGTGCTGAAagtgactgctcaggaaccagAGAAGGCTAAAGTGACTGCTCAGGTAAAAGAGGAGCCAAAagtgactgctcaggaaccagAGAAGGCTAAAGTGACTGTGCAGGTAAAAGAGGTGCCGAAagtgactgctcaggaaccagAGAAGGCTAAAGTGACTGTGCAGGTAAAAGAGGTGCCGAACGTGACTGCTCAGGTAAAAGAGGAGTCAAAAGTGACTGTGCAGGTAAAAGAGGTGCCGAACGTGACTGCTCAGGTAAAAGAGGAGTCAAAAGTGACTGTGCAGGTAAAAGAGGTGCCGAAAGTGACTGCTCAGGTAAAAGAGGAGCCAAAAGTGACTGCTCAGGTAAAAGAGGAGCCAAAAGTGACTGCTCAGGTAAAAGAGGAACCAAAAGTGACTGCTCAGGTAAAAGAGGAGCCAAAAGTTACTGCTCAGGAACCAGAGAAGGCTAAAGTGACTGCTCAGGTAAAAGAGGAGCCAAAAGTGACTGCTCTGGAGCCAGAGAAGGCTAAAGTGACTGTGCAGGTAAAAGAGGTGCCGAAagtgactgctcaggaaccagAGAAGGCTAAAGTGACTGTGCAGGTAAAAGAGGTGCCGAACGTGACTGCTCAGGTAAAAGAGGAGTCAAAAGTGACTGTGCAGGTAAAAGAGGTGCCGAAAGTGACTGCTCAGGTAAAAGAGGAGCCAAAAGTGACTGCTCAGGTAAAAGAGGAACCAAAAGTGACTGCTCAGGTAAAAGAGGAGCCAAAAGTTACTGCTCAGGAACCAGAGAAGGCTAAAGTGACTGCTCAGGTAAAAGAGGTGCCGAAagtgactgctcaggaaccagAGAAGGCTAAAGTGACTGCTCAGGTAAAAGAGGAGCCAAAAGTGACTGCTCTGGAGCCAGAGAAGGCTAAAGTGACTGTGCAGGTAAAAGAGGTGCCGAAagtgactgctcaggaaccagAGAAGGCTAAAGTGACTGTGCAGGTAAAAGAGGTGCCGAACGTGACTGCTCAGGTAAAAGAGGAGTCAAAAGTGACTGTGCAGGTAAAAGAAGTGCCGAAAGTGACTGCTCAGGTAAAAGAGGAGCCAAAAGTGACTGCTCAGGTAAAAGAGGAACCAAAAGTGACTGCTCAGGTAAAAGAGGAGCCAAAagtgactgctcaggaaccagAGAAGGCTAAAGTGACTGCTCAGGTAAAAGAGGTGCCGAAagtgactgctcaggaaccagAGAAGGCTAAAGTGACTGCTCAGGTAAAAGAGGAGCCAAAAGTGACTGCTCTGGAACCAGAGAAGGCTAAAGTGACTGTGCAGGTAAAAGAGGTGCCGAAagtgactgctcaggaaccagAGAAGGCTAAAGTGACTGTGCAGGTAAAAGAGGTGCCGAACGTGACTGCTCAGGTAAAAGAGGAGTCAAAAGTGACTGTGCAGGTAAAAGAGGTGCCGAAAGTGACTGCTCAGGTAAAAGAGGAGCCAAAAGTGACTGCTCAGGTAAAAGAGGAACCAAAAGTGACTGCTCAGGTAAAAGAGGAGCCAAAagtgactgctcaggaaccagAGAAGGCTAAAGTGACTGCTCAGGTAAAAGAGGTGCCGAAAGTGACTGCTCAGGTAAAAGCGGAGCCAAAAGTGACTGCTCAGGTAAAAGAGGAGCCAAAAGTGACTTCTCAGGAACAGGAAAATACTAAAGAGACTGCACATGAGAGGCCTAAAGAGACTAGTCATGATCAGGAGGAGTCCAAAATGCCATCTCAGTACAAGTCTAAAGTGACCACTCAGGTAGAAGAGAAGTTTAATGTAAGTGTACCGGAATTGGAGAAGTCCAAATCAGTATCTCAGGAACAGGAAAAGTCTATAGGGACAACTCAGGTACAAGAGAAACCTAAAAGCACATCTCCTGAACTGGAGAAGTCCAATGTGGTATCTCAGGACCAAGAGATCACCAAGCAACCAACTCTAGAAGTGGAAAAGTCCATAACATCAGTCCAGGAACAGGAAAAGTCCCACGTGTCATCAGCTGTAGAGGAAGCAACTTTGGGAATAAAGCCACCCAAATGGAAACCTACAAAAAAAGAGCCGCAGATAAATCTAGTTCCAAACTTGGCAAATCTTATACCACCGGTGCAGAAGGAACCCGAGACGTCTCAGGGCTGGTTAGAATTGTGTGAAAAGGAGTGGGGTCTACAGAGGAAGGCAATAGCCCTGCCAGACCATGCCAACTGGAAAGACATCTATAAGAAAAAACCCTTCGGAAGGAACTTCCTTAAATGCCCAAATCCAGAAG GTTTATCCACCACACAGCCTCCTCCACAAGAAGTATTCGACCCACCCCCAGAGAAGAAGCCCCTGGAGACATTAG GTAATTTCAGTGGATGGCAAATAAGTAGTGAAGAAATCCCTGTGGACAGAAGTAATATTCCTCCAGGTGTGGTGGTCTGTTATCTGCCCGTGTACAG TTGGTGTGTGAAGGAGCAGCTGTTGGATCTATGCTCTGAAGGTCTTTGGCCCGAGTTGCTGGACTCCTATCAGCCGGATATCTATGTTCTGGACTG GTATGAAGACAGCAAACTCCACAAACAAGTGTATGAGCTCCATGTCAAGCTGCTGGCAGAGGACAAGAAAACTATTTTAGCTCTGTTGGACCTGACCCCAGAAAATGACATGAGCGGAGAACCAAAAGGATGGAACACG GTTTCCCATATCTTCAAGTCTTATGGACCAGGTCTGCGGTATGTTCACTTTTTGCACAAGAGTAAAGACCTGTCAGTCCTGGGATTCCACCGAACGCGAGTGGCAGACAGCACAGTATTTGCTCAGTTACGAGACTAA